The proteins below are encoded in one region of Xenopus laevis strain J_2021 chromosome 8L, Xenopus_laevis_v10.1, whole genome shotgun sequence:
- the ppp1r14a.L gene encoding protein phosphatase 1 regulatory inhibitor subunit 14A L homeolog isoform X1, with amino-acid sequence MAANKVGKRLTNKPHSPSKSRDSNQGIQRRQARITVKYDRKELQKRLDVEKWIDEQMEELYLGREVDMPDEVNIDDLLDLETDEDRRRSLQVFIRELLLRLKGLQKQTLLKKNGLEVSSEEHIVEHA; translated from the exons ATGGCAGCCAACAAGGTCGGCAAAAGGCTCACAAATAAGCCTCATTCCCCATCCAAGAGTCGAGATTCCAACCAAGGCATCCAGAGGCGACAGGCGCGGATCACTGTCAAGTACGATCGCAAAGAGCTGCAGAAGCGTCTGGACGTGGAGAAGTGGATAGACGAGCAGATGGAGGAGCTCTACCTGGGGAGG GAAGTAGATATGCCAGATGAGGTCAACATTGATGATCTGTTGGACTTGGAGACGGATGAAGACAGAAGACGGAGCTTGCAG GTGTTCATTCGGGAGCTTCTCTTAAGACTGAAGGGACTGCAGAAGCAAACTCTATTGAAAAAGAATGGACTGGAGGTCTCCAGTGAGGAGCATATAGTGGAACATGCATAA
- the ppp1r14a.L gene encoding protein phosphatase 1 regulatory inhibitor subunit 14A L homeolog → MAANKVGKRLTNKPHSPSKSRDSNQGIQRRQARITVKYDRKELQKRLDVEKWIDEQMEELYLGREVDMPDEVNIDDLLDLETDEDRRRSLQVILKSCTNNTEVFIRELLLRLKGLQKQTLLKKNGLEVSSEEHIVEHA, encoded by the exons ATGGCAGCCAACAAGGTCGGCAAAAGGCTCACAAATAAGCCTCATTCCCCATCCAAGAGTCGAGATTCCAACCAAGGCATCCAGAGGCGACAGGCGCGGATCACTGTCAAGTACGATCGCAAAGAGCTGCAGAAGCGTCTGGACGTGGAGAAGTGGATAGACGAGCAGATGGAGGAGCTCTACCTGGGGAGG GAAGTAGATATGCCAGATGAGGTCAACATTGATGATCTGTTGGACTTGGAGACGGATGAAGACAGAAGACGGAGCTTGCAG GTGATCCTGAAGTCTTGCACTAACAATACAGAG GTGTTCATTCGGGAGCTTCTCTTAAGACTGAAGGGACTGCAGAAGCAAACTCTATTGAAAAAGAATGGACTGGAGGTCTCCAGTGAGGAGCATATAGTGGAACATGCATAA